A single region of the Eremothecium gossypii ATCC 10895 chromosome V, complete sequence genome encodes:
- the SWE1 gene encoding tyrosine protein kinase SWE1 (Syntenic homolog of Saccharomyces cerevisiae YJL187C (SWE1)), whose translation MTLRHDSMAALRESPFLNRKHTLSPALRFNCMVHEEEELSEADLESEGDSDRTQPATPSNNLRFYSSRQAAGLCRSVGTLNLSLENASRKLAPLTTSRDLPVRVREEDNGGLEFLSGTAMCQGDGDKEFHRGDNLWRPFPPRHDKNLKRSASKCEMKPPLISDRSQSRDNDSVEDENARNMAYSPLGNKKKMRKFPECQLFKDVKPDQSAFQQKGLMSKMRSNLLPQKLIIPDTPVKKSPHSSIMESPMDCSVYGSSSVPHDTQPFKNFPLFKPGTPPIESSPTYQHRAQRLDSKNDMPAQRMKRRSKVIKNTDLSNMLQQFTDDLFGSGDEEPVFNSSPLRTPRKRSPQPDRLRPPVTTTRQQGKRRLVGTSHASQSARARNPDEHLGANFSNVTLLGRGQFSTVYQVTFPETSAKYAVKSMAPKKHYSRSRIIQEIQLLSEISQETSDAEGREYVVQFISSWEYQGTYYAMTELCENGNLDQFLQEQLVARSKRLEDWRIWKIIVEVCLGLRFLHETCSIVHLDLKPANIMITFEGNLKLGDFGMATKLPLTDKAFENEGDREYIAPEIISDGIYDFRADIFSLGLMIVEIAANVVLPDNGNAWHKLRSGDLSDAGRLSSTEIYTTSIFSSTDINSTNITEVSRPCSYNAGSGRIKHIPAWVPRFLIDNDSLEKLVIWMIEPDYRKRPTASNLLQAEECQYVELTRKAGAIIQEDDFGPKPEFFS comes from the coding sequence cacgaggaggaggagcttAGCGAGGCGGATCTCGAGAGCGAGGGCGACAGCGACCGCACGCAGCCGGCGACGCCGTCCAACAACTTGCGTTTCTACTCGTCGCGGCAGGCCGCGGGCCTGTGCAGAAGTGTGGGCACACTGAACCTCTCGCTTGAGAATGCGAGCAGAAAGCTCGCCCCCCTAACGACGTCACGGGACTTGCCAGTCCGCGTACGCGAGGAAGACAATGGGGGCCTCGAGTTTCTGTCTGGCACGGCTATGTGCCAAGGAGATGGTGATAAGGAGTTCCACCGGGGAGATAACCTGTGGCGTCCATTTCCCCCGAGGCACGACAAAAACTTAAAGAGAAGTGCGAGCAAATGTGAAATGAAGCCCCCCTTAATATCGGATCGCTCTCAGTCGCGTGACAATGACTCAGTAGAAGACGAGAACGCAAGAAACATGGCATACAGCCCGCTGGGCAACAAGAAAAAGATGCGCAAGTTCCCGGAATGCCAATTATTCAAGGACGTGAAGCCTGATCAGTCTGCCTTCCAGCAAAAGGGGCTCATGTCCAAAATGCGGTCAAATCTCCTACCTCAAAAACTGATAATCCCAGATACTCCGGTGAAAAAATCGCCGCACTCGTCGATAATGGAGTCGCCCATGGACTGCTCCGTGTATGGCTCATCGAGTGTCCCCCACGATACGCAACCGTTCAAGAACTTCCCGCTCTTCAAGCCGGGGACACCGCCCATTGAAAGCTCTCCAACATACCAGCATAGGGCACAGAGACTCGACAGCAAAAATGACATGCCTGCGCAGCGGATGAAACGCCGCTCAAAGGTCATCAAGAACACCGACCTCTCTAACATGCTGCAACAGTTCACGGACGATCTGTTCGGCAGTGGGGACGAGGAGCCCGTGTTCAACTCTTCCCCACTAAGAACACCGAGAAAGCGCAGTCCGCAGCCAGACAGGCTGCGGCCGCCGGTTACAACCACCCGCCAGCAGGGAAAGCGCCGTCTAGTGGGTACATCGCATGCATCGCAgagcgcgcgggcgcgcaaCCCCGACGAGCACCTCGGGGCGAACTTCTCGAACGTCACCCTGCTTGGTCGCGGCCAGTTTTCAACGGTCTATCAAGTAACCTTCCCGGAGACCTCTGCAAAGTACGCAGTTAAAAGCATGGCGCCAAAGAAGCATTATTCCAGGAGCCGCATTATCCAGGAGATACAGCTCCTCTCCGAAATCAGCCAGGAGACAAGCGACGCGGAAGGCCGCGAGTACGTTGTGCAGTTCATATCCTCCTGGGAATACCAGGGCACTTACTACGCTATGACAGAGCTGTGCGAGAACGGGAACCTGGACCAGTTTTTGCAAGAGCAGCTCGTCGCGCGGTCAAAGCGACTGGAAGACTGGCGCATATGGAAGATCATAGTAGAGGTATGTCTCGGGCTGCGTTTCCTCCACGAAACCTGCTCAATTGTACACCTAGATCTCAAACCGGCCAATATTATGATAACATTCGAGGGCAACCTAAAGCTCGGGGACTTCGGCATGGCCACCAAGCTGCCGCTTACGGACAAGGCGTTCGAGAACGAAGGCGATCGCGAGTACATCGCGCCGGAAATCATCTCCGATGGCATATACGACTTCAGGGCAGATATCTTCTCTCTCGGCTTGATGATTGTCGAGATAGCTGCTAACGTCGTGCTACCGGACAATGGCAACGCCTGGCACAAGCTGCGCTCGGGCGATCTCTCGGACGCCGGAAGGCTAAGCAGCACCGAAATATACACCACGTCCATTTTCTCTTCTACCGACATCAACTCCACCAACATAACCGAGGTTTCCCGCCCTTGCAGCTACAACGCTGGCAGCGGCCGCATCAAACATATACCCGCGTGGGTCCCCCGTTTCCTCATAGATAACGACTCACTGGAAAAGCTGGTCATCTGGATGATTGAGCCCGACTATCGGAAACGGCCGACCGCGAGCAATCTTCTGCAGGCTGAGGAGTGCCAGTACGTGGAGCTGACACGCAAGGCGGGCGCCATCATCCAAGAAGACGACTTTGGTCCCAAGCCGGAGTTCTTCAGCTAG
- the RPL39 gene encoding 60S ribosomal protein eL39 (Syntenic homolog of Saccharomyces cerevisiae YJL189W (RPL39); 1-intron): protein MAAKKSFKIKQKLAKAKNQNRPLPQWFRLKTNNTIRYNAKRRHWRRTKMGI, encoded by the exons ATGGCT GCTAAGAAGTCCTTCAAGATCAAGCAAAAGTTGGCTAAGGCCAAGAACCAGAACAGACCATTGCCACAATGGTTCAGATTGAAGACCAACAACACCATCCGCTACAACGCCAAGAGAAGACACTGGAGAAGAACTAAGATGGGCATCTAA